From a region of the Georgenia yuyongxinii genome:
- a CDS encoding LpqB family beta-propeller domain-containing protein — protein sequence MTAAADSHHAALPGPRLRLAGRPSPRRRPDPRRRPDPRRRPAAVLAVVVAALVVLAGCASLPRSGPVTASDPDLPAAQGIGLFARGPEVGASPQEIVDGFLAASAAGYSDDFLVARQFLAGTAEQTWQPLAQVRIFADAQPQYTRTPDGAVRLSVASQATVDSDGRFTESGPQAAIETEFTLVRDADGEWRIIELDDGVLVPFAIFSSVYVQSALYFVTPDRQAFVPEVRWFPRENLATALVRGLLQGPSPWLSPGVVNVAPTGTRMTVESVAVTDGIAQVNLSAESLAAESEERALFAAQLTRTLREVPGVQEVQLTAAGAPYEITDDVPELPAYPYSSRNPVVVADGALAEVDGGEVVPRPGADQLAGLDPRHPAVGYEQQNPTTVFLDGADRLMAAAGADAPVELVTGAGLVPPSVDLRGWVWTTPAANDGTLVAVRPDRTRVGVAAPWLDGGTVVSLRISREGARAVVVWQAAGSTVIDAAAVVRDVDGTPRALAEPVRIGDRVTAAADLAWVDENTVAVLGDSGGDSEPTVHLLPLGGPTSRLPVVEGAVSIAAGRGERSILLGTGDGRLYERTGAAWRAVHDDVFDPALPG from the coding sequence GTGACCGCCGCCGCGGACTCCCACCACGCCGCCCTCCCAGGCCCGCGCTTGCGCCTCGCCGGCCGCCCCAGCCCGCGCCGTCGCCCGGACCCGCGCCGTCGCCCGGACCCGCGCCGTCGCCCGGCAGCCGTGCTCGCCGTCGTCGTCGCCGCCCTCGTGGTGCTCGCCGGGTGCGCGAGCCTGCCCCGCTCCGGACCGGTCACCGCCTCAGACCCCGACCTGCCCGCCGCGCAGGGCATCGGCCTGTTCGCCCGGGGCCCCGAGGTCGGCGCCAGCCCGCAGGAGATCGTCGACGGCTTCCTGGCGGCGTCCGCCGCCGGCTACTCCGACGACTTCCTCGTCGCCCGGCAGTTCCTCGCCGGCACCGCCGAGCAGACCTGGCAGCCGCTCGCCCAGGTGCGGATCTTCGCCGACGCCCAACCGCAGTACACCCGCACGCCCGACGGTGCTGTCCGCCTGTCCGTGGCCTCGCAGGCCACGGTGGACTCCGACGGGCGTTTCACCGAGTCCGGGCCGCAGGCCGCCATCGAGACCGAGTTCACCCTCGTCCGCGACGCCGACGGGGAGTGGCGCATCATCGAGCTCGACGACGGCGTGCTGGTCCCGTTCGCGATCTTCTCCTCGGTGTACGTCCAGAGCGCCCTGTACTTCGTCACCCCTGACCGGCAGGCGTTCGTGCCCGAGGTGCGCTGGTTCCCGCGGGAGAACCTCGCGACGGCGCTCGTGCGGGGCCTGCTGCAGGGTCCCTCCCCGTGGCTCTCGCCCGGCGTGGTGAACGTGGCGCCCACCGGCACCCGGATGACCGTCGAGTCCGTCGCGGTGACCGACGGCATCGCGCAGGTGAACCTCTCCGCCGAGTCCCTGGCCGCCGAGTCCGAGGAACGGGCGCTGTTCGCCGCTCAGCTCACCCGCACGCTGCGCGAGGTGCCGGGCGTCCAGGAGGTGCAGCTGACCGCCGCCGGTGCGCCCTACGAGATCACCGACGACGTCCCCGAGCTGCCCGCCTACCCATACTCCTCGCGCAACCCGGTGGTGGTCGCCGACGGCGCCCTCGCCGAGGTCGACGGCGGCGAGGTCGTCCCGCGCCCGGGTGCCGACCAGCTCGCTGGGCTAGACCCCCGCCACCCCGCCGTGGGGTACGAGCAGCAGAACCCCACCACCGTCTTCCTCGACGGCGCCGACCGGCTCATGGCGGCCGCCGGGGCCGACGCGCCGGTCGAGCTGGTAACCGGCGCCGGGCTGGTCCCCCCGTCGGTGGACCTGCGCGGTTGGGTCTGGACCACCCCGGCCGCCAACGACGGCACGCTCGTGGCCGTCCGGCCGGACCGCACCCGCGTGGGCGTCGCCGCCCCCTGGCTCGACGGCGGCACGGTTGTCTCGCTGCGGATCTCGCGCGAGGGGGCCCGCGCCGTGGTCGTCTGGCAGGCCGCCGGGTCGACCGTGATCGACGCCGCCGCCGTCGTGCGCGACGTCGACGGCACGCCCCGCGCGCTCGCCGAGCCCGTCCGGATCGGTGACCGCGTCACGGCCGCGGCCGACCTGGCGTGGGTCGACGAGAACACCGTCGCCGTGCTGGGCGACTCCGGCGGTGACTCCGAGCCCACGGTGCACCTGCTCCCGCTTGGCGGGCCCACGTCCCGGCTGCCGGTGGTCGAGGGGGCGGTGTCCATCGCTGCCGGGCGCGGGGAACGGTCGATCCTGCTCGGCACGGGCGACGGGCGGCTGTACGAGCGCACCGGCGCCGCCTGGCGAGCCGTCCACGACGACGTGTTCGACCCCGCGCTGCCCGGGTAG
- the mtrB gene encoding MtrAB system histidine kinase MtrB, protein MTQPAAGPLLPAEPGRTEKDRPGPGDPVAPDGDHLLGLGLEHTIPPALAAEMLDPDIPAVPGAPQHDLGAIPHPAGPATTYRPRRRRSLRIRLRRKLLRIARRWRTSLSLRVVTATIVGGFVALGLLGGVLASQIRDGLYNQRVEQMLADAALRTADAQKDFDSATAVTSQQVQSVAVQWIRSLQSASSGAVGAVLMRSPQAISSVSIIEPATNGAVRNLVSPEMRQAVQGAGGQHWQAVSVPTADGEGPGIVVGSPVTLPAAGAYELYMVYTLDPEEQTIFLVLRILSVGAVALVALLAALTWVITRWVLRPVTDAAHTAERIADGMLDERMDVRGRDELALLGESFNEMAGSLQRQIEQMEELSRLQQRFVSDVSHELRTPLTTIRMASEVIHDNKDSFDPVVRRSAELMQTQLDRFESMLADLLEISRFDAGAAVLDVEDRDVRDIVARVVEMSAILAERKGSEVRVTAPEEPCTADIDPRRIERVVRNLVNNAIEHGEGRPIDITVGRTPTAVGVRVLDHGVGMSDEEATHVFDRFWRADPARARTTGGTGLGLSISREDTRLHGGTLEAAGRPGIGSSFVLTLPRRAGSAMGKRPVPLRPNDVPETTTIEVDGEEGPANVGALVEEAP, encoded by the coding sequence GTGACCCAGCCGGCCGCGGGGCCGCTGCTCCCCGCCGAGCCGGGACGGACCGAGAAGGACCGTCCCGGCCCCGGCGACCCCGTGGCACCCGACGGCGACCACCTCCTCGGCCTCGGCCTGGAGCACACCATCCCCCCGGCGCTCGCCGCCGAGATGCTCGACCCCGACATACCCGCCGTCCCGGGTGCCCCGCAGCACGACCTCGGCGCCATCCCGCACCCCGCCGGCCCGGCCACCACCTACCGGCCCCGCCGCCGGCGCAGCCTGCGCATCCGCCTGCGCCGCAAGCTGCTGCGCATCGCCCGGCGCTGGCGGACCTCGCTGAGCCTGCGGGTGGTCACCGCCACGATCGTCGGCGGCTTCGTCGCGCTCGGGCTGCTCGGCGGCGTCCTGGCCTCGCAGATCCGCGACGGCCTGTACAACCAGCGGGTCGAGCAGATGCTCGCCGACGCGGCCCTGCGCACCGCCGACGCCCAGAAGGACTTCGACTCCGCCACCGCGGTCACCAGCCAGCAGGTCCAGTCCGTCGCCGTCCAGTGGATCAGGTCCCTGCAGTCGGCCAGCTCCGGCGCGGTCGGCGCCGTGCTCATGCGCTCGCCCCAGGCGATCTCCTCGGTGAGCATCATCGAGCCGGCCACCAACGGCGCCGTGCGCAACCTCGTCAGCCCCGAGATGCGCCAGGCCGTTCAGGGGGCCGGCGGGCAGCACTGGCAGGCCGTCAGCGTGCCCACGGCCGACGGCGAGGGGCCGGGCATCGTGGTCGGGTCACCGGTGACCCTGCCCGCGGCCGGGGCGTACGAGCTGTACATGGTCTACACGCTCGACCCCGAGGAGCAGACGATCTTCCTCGTCCTGCGGATCCTCTCGGTGGGCGCCGTCGCCCTGGTCGCGTTGCTCGCCGCGCTGACGTGGGTGATCACCCGTTGGGTGCTGCGCCCGGTGACCGATGCCGCCCACACCGCCGAGCGCATCGCCGACGGCATGCTCGACGAGCGCATGGACGTGCGCGGCCGCGACGAGCTGGCCCTGCTCGGGGAGTCCTTCAACGAGATGGCGGGGTCCCTGCAGCGCCAGATCGAGCAGATGGAGGAGCTCTCCCGGCTCCAGCAGCGCTTCGTCTCCGACGTCTCCCACGAGCTGCGCACCCCGCTGACCACCATCCGCATGGCCAGCGAGGTCATTCACGACAACAAGGACTCCTTCGATCCGGTGGTCCGCCGCTCCGCCGAGCTGATGCAGACCCAGCTGGACCGCTTCGAGTCCATGCTCGCGGACCTGCTCGAGATCTCGCGGTTCGACGCCGGCGCCGCGGTCCTCGACGTCGAGGACCGCGACGTGCGCGACATCGTCGCCCGGGTGGTGGAGATGTCTGCCATCCTCGCCGAACGCAAGGGCTCGGAGGTCCGTGTCACCGCGCCCGAGGAACCCTGCACCGCCGACATCGACCCCCGCCGCATCGAGCGAGTCGTGCGCAACCTGGTGAACAACGCCATCGAGCACGGCGAGGGCCGCCCCATCGACATCACGGTCGGGCGCACCCCCACCGCCGTCGGTGTGCGGGTGCTCGACCACGGTGTGGGCATGTCGGACGAGGAAGCGACGCACGTCTTCGACCGGTTCTGGCGAGCGGACCCCGCGCGGGCCCGGACCACCGGGGGCACCGGGCTGGGCCTGTCCATCTCGCGGGAGGACACCCGCCTGCACGGCGGCACCCTCGAGGCGGCCGGCCGCCCCGGGATCGGCTCGTCCTTCGTGCTCACCCTGCCCCGTCGCGCCGGCTCGGCGATGGGCAAGCGGCCTGTGCCGCTGCGGCCCAACGACGTGCCGGAGACCACGACGATCGAGGTCGACGGGGAGGAGGGCCCCGCGAACGTGGGCGCCCTCGTGGAGGAGGCGCCGTGA
- a CDS encoding glycerophosphoryl diester phosphodiesterase membrane domain-containing protein: protein MFGLSLLVMGVLAVIEAVVLAIFLDEAMPLLDPTASPEALATVGVGSMLGYLTATLAISFASVVLTGLLIISVSQSVLGRVISVQDLWTQAKSQVWRLIGLTLLLGLISIAVAAVLTLVLALLIGGAIASGNDGSAGVMVVLALLLMLATAVLAVFLSVRLGLAAPALMLEKTGVLTSIKRSWSLTSRNFWRIFGVLALAVIIVAVLSSILMIPVAIITALMPTSAVSGAALLVSTVLSVLISALTTPFLSAVLALVYIDVRMRKEGLDVELARAAEAA from the coding sequence ATGTTCGGGCTGTCGCTGCTGGTCATGGGCGTGCTCGCGGTCATCGAGGCCGTCGTGCTGGCCATCTTCCTCGACGAGGCCATGCCGTTGCTGGACCCCACCGCCTCCCCGGAGGCGCTGGCAACCGTCGGCGTCGGCAGCATGCTCGGCTATCTCACGGCGACGCTGGCCATCTCCTTCGCGTCCGTGGTGCTCACCGGGCTGCTCATCATCTCGGTGAGCCAGTCGGTGCTCGGCCGTGTCATCTCAGTGCAGGACCTGTGGACCCAGGCGAAGAGCCAGGTCTGGCGGCTCATCGGGCTCACCCTGCTGCTCGGGCTGATCAGCATCGCCGTAGCAGCGGTCCTCACGCTGGTGCTCGCCCTGCTCATCGGCGGCGCGATCGCCAGCGGGAACGACGGCTCCGCCGGCGTCATGGTCGTCCTGGCCCTGCTGCTCATGCTCGCCACGGCGGTGCTCGCGGTCTTCCTCTCCGTGCGCCTCGGCCTCGCCGCCCCGGCTCTCATGCTCGAGAAGACCGGGGTGCTCACGTCGATCAAGCGTTCCTGGTCGCTGACCTCGCGGAACTTCTGGCGGATCTTCGGGGTGCTGGCCCTGGCCGTGATCATCGTGGCGGTGCTCTCCTCCATCCTGATGATCCCCGTCGCGATCATCACCGCCCTCATGCCCACCTCGGCCGTGTCGGGCGCCGCGCTGCTGGTCAGCACGGTGCTGTCCGTCCTGATCTCCGCCCTGACCACACCTTTCCTCTCGGCCGTGCTCGCGCTCGTCTACATCGACGTGCGCATGCGAAAGGAGGGCCTGGACGTCGAGCTGGCACGGGCCGCGGAGGCCGCCTGA
- a CDS encoding DUF58 domain-containing protein, which yields MVPTPRAAALVAAGVVPVLLWPRWSTLWAWLALVVLGCLVDAALAAPPRGVRVRREVPASVRLGEPTTSTLTVAHPGPRVLRALVRDAWPPSAGASGNRHRVRVPAGERRRVRTSLVPTRRGDRPADQVTVRAFGPLGLAARQASLPAPATLRVLPAFASRKHLPSRLARLRELDGRAAVQLRGQGTEFDSLREYVIGDDVRAIDWRATARGGDVVVRTWRPERDRRVLLVLDVARLSAARLGDAPRLDAQIEAALLLGALASRAGDRVDLVAMDTQVRARVAGVHGPRLVGALASAMAPLEPSLVELRWTGVTQVVRDTLSQRALVVLLSALEPSAVTSGLLPVAQALSRDHTVVLASASDPEVEAMRRDRSSSEAVFDAAAAERGELERQAVAARLRRRGVEVVEAGPDGLAPALVDTYLALKAAGRL from the coding sequence ATGGTGCCCACTCCCCGGGCGGCGGCGCTGGTCGCCGCCGGCGTGGTGCCCGTGCTGCTGTGGCCGCGCTGGTCGACGTTGTGGGCGTGGCTGGCGCTGGTGGTGCTCGGGTGCCTGGTCGACGCGGCGTTGGCCGCCCCGCCCCGTGGTGTGCGTGTCCGCCGGGAGGTGCCGGCATCGGTGCGCCTCGGCGAGCCGACGACGTCGACCCTCACCGTGGCACATCCCGGCCCGCGGGTGCTGCGCGCCCTGGTGCGTGACGCGTGGCCGCCGTCGGCCGGTGCTTCCGGCAACCGGCACCGCGTCCGCGTGCCAGCCGGTGAGCGCCGTCGGGTGCGCACTTCCCTGGTGCCCACCCGCCGCGGCGATCGCCCCGCGGACCAGGTGACCGTCCGCGCCTTCGGCCCGCTCGGGCTGGCGGCGCGGCAGGCGTCCCTGCCCGCCCCGGCCACGCTGCGGGTGCTGCCGGCCTTCGCCTCCCGCAAGCACCTGCCCTCCCGGCTGGCCCGGCTGCGGGAGCTGGACGGCCGTGCGGCGGTCCAGCTGCGCGGGCAGGGCACGGAGTTCGACTCGCTGCGCGAGTACGTCATCGGCGACGACGTGCGCGCCATCGACTGGCGCGCCACCGCCCGCGGCGGCGACGTCGTCGTGCGCACATGGCGGCCCGAGCGGGACCGGCGAGTGCTGCTCGTGCTGGACGTCGCGCGGCTGTCCGCCGCCCGGCTGGGCGACGCGCCGCGTCTGGACGCCCAGATCGAGGCGGCGCTGCTGCTGGGGGCGCTGGCGTCACGGGCCGGGGACCGGGTGGACCTGGTGGCCATGGACACCCAGGTGCGTGCGCGGGTGGCCGGTGTGCACGGGCCCCGCCTGGTGGGCGCGCTGGCCTCGGCGATGGCGCCGCTGGAGCCGTCGCTGGTGGAGCTGCGGTGGACCGGGGTGACGCAGGTGGTCCGTGACACCCTCTCCCAGCGGGCGCTGGTGGTGCTGCTCTCCGCGCTCGAGCCCAGCGCGGTGACCTCGGGGCTGCTGCCGGTGGCCCAGGCGCTGAGCCGGGACCACACCGTGGTCCTCGCTTCCGCTTCGGACCCGGAGGTGGAGGCGATGCGTCGGGACCGGTCCAGCTCGGAGGCGGTGTTCGACGCCGCCGCGGCCGAGCGCGGTGAGCTCGAGCGGCAGGCCGTGGCGGCCCGGCTGCGCCGGCGCGGCGTGGAGGTGGTGGAGGCGGGCCCGGACGGCCTTGCCCCGGCCCTGGTGGACACCTATCTGGCGCTCAAGGCGGCCGGTCGGCTCTGA
- a CDS encoding AAA family ATPase translates to MVVATQNPVEYEGTYPLPEAQLDRFLLKLVLPLPERGEEIEVLRRHAADFNPRDLAAAGLRPVASAADLAAARAEVAQVQVGPEVLGYVVDLVRATRTSPSLSLGVSPRGATALLATARAWAWLSGRGYVTPDDVKALAHPTLRHRVQLRAEAELEGVTAETVLAGVLAAVPVPR, encoded by the coding sequence ATGGTCGTCGCCACCCAGAACCCCGTGGAGTACGAGGGCACGTACCCGCTGCCCGAGGCGCAGCTCGACCGGTTCCTGCTCAAGCTCGTCCTGCCGCTGCCCGAGCGCGGCGAGGAGATCGAGGTGCTGCGGCGCCACGCCGCGGACTTCAACCCCCGCGACCTCGCCGCCGCCGGCCTACGCCCGGTGGCCTCGGCCGCGGACCTCGCGGCCGCCCGCGCCGAGGTCGCCCAGGTGCAGGTGGGGCCGGAGGTGCTCGGCTACGTCGTCGACCTGGTGCGCGCCACCCGCACCTCGCCGTCGTTGTCGCTGGGCGTCTCGCCACGCGGGGCGACGGCGTTGCTCGCCACCGCGCGGGCGTGGGCGTGGCTCTCCGGGCGTGGCTACGTCACGCCCGACGACGTCAAGGCCCTCGCGCACCCCACGCTGCGCCACCGGGTGCAGCTGCGCGCCGAGGCCGAGCTCGAGGGCGTCACCGCGGAGACGGTGCTGGCCGGCGTGCTCGCCGCGGTGCCGGTGCCGCGTTGA
- a CDS encoding DUF4350 domain-containing protein — protein MVAFLLLTVLAWALSARTSARPLAPDNPAPDGARAAAQLLSDQGVRVQEATTLAEVGTLAGPGSTVLITDPSLLLDDQRTALLSTGADLVVVGATFSNLDAFDGDVTPGGAGSAEPVTARCADPDAAAAGEISFSRGSVSADPGSAAVVCFPVGDNGAGAYAVWERGEQTVRYLADARLLSNAHLAEDGNAALTLRALGHHPDLVWYLPSPLDLGTSVDEPVPALPVRLQLVLAALAAAAVLLALAHGRALGPVVTEVMPVVVRAAETTRGRGRLYRRSRAHGHAAAALRAGTAARLARALGLAHSAGADTLLDALTRATGHPAELLRALLYGPPPTDDAGLLALTAALDTLESEVHRS, from the coding sequence GTGGTCGCGTTCCTGCTCCTCACCGTCCTGGCGTGGGCGCTGTCGGCGCGCACCTCGGCCCGCCCGCTCGCCCCGGACAACCCCGCCCCCGACGGCGCCCGGGCAGCCGCGCAGCTGCTCTCCGACCAGGGCGTGCGCGTGCAGGAGGCCACCACCCTTGCCGAGGTGGGTACCTTGGCCGGGCCTGGCAGCACCGTGCTGATCACCGACCCGTCGCTGCTCCTGGACGACCAGCGCACCGCCCTGCTCAGCACCGGCGCGGACCTGGTGGTCGTCGGCGCGACCTTCAGCAACCTGGACGCCTTCGACGGCGACGTCACGCCCGGCGGCGCCGGCTCCGCCGAGCCCGTGACCGCCCGGTGCGCCGACCCGGACGCCGCGGCCGCCGGAGAGATCTCCTTCAGCCGCGGCTCCGTCAGCGCCGACCCGGGCTCGGCCGCCGTCGTCTGCTTCCCGGTGGGTGACAACGGCGCCGGCGCCTACGCCGTGTGGGAGCGCGGCGAGCAGACCGTGCGCTACCTCGCCGACGCCCGGCTTCTGTCGAACGCCCACCTCGCCGAGGACGGCAACGCCGCCCTGACGCTCCGGGCCCTGGGGCACCACCCGGATCTGGTCTGGTACCTGCCGTCGCCGCTGGACCTGGGCACCTCCGTCGACGAGCCGGTCCCCGCCCTGCCGGTCCGGCTGCAGCTGGTGCTGGCCGCGCTGGCCGCCGCCGCCGTCCTGCTCGCGCTCGCGCACGGCCGGGCGCTGGGCCCGGTGGTCACCGAGGTGATGCCGGTGGTGGTGCGCGCGGCCGAGACCACCCGCGGGCGTGGCCGGCTCTACCGACGTTCCCGCGCCCACGGCCACGCCGCCGCGGCGTTGCGCGCCGGCACCGCGGCGCGGCTGGCGCGGGCGCTGGGGCTCGCGCACTCGGCCGGCGCCGACACCCTGCTGGACGCCCTCACCCGGGCCACGGGGCACCCCGCCGAGCTGCTGCGTGCGCTGCTCTACGGCCCGCCCCCCACCGACGACGCCGGCCTGCTGGCGCTCACCGCCGCCCTCGACACCCTGGAAAGCGAGGTTCACCGATCGTGA
- a CDS encoding DUF4129 domain-containing protein, translating to MPGLSAELDRAGRLFDDVRYGHAVADARDDQAMRHLAEQVGRTHTRAVAPVAVP from the coding sequence CTGCCCGGCCTCTCGGCCGAGCTGGACCGGGCCGGCCGGCTGTTCGACGACGTCCGCTACGGCCACGCCGTCGCCGACGCGCGAGACGACCAGGCCATGCGCCACCTCGCCGAGCAGGTCGGCCGCACCCACACCCGCGCCGTCGCCCCGGTGGCGGTCCCGTGA